In a single window of the Sediminicoccus sp. KRV36 genome:
- the mutT gene encoding 8-oxo-dGTP diphosphatase MutT, with translation MAATAADFPITTARLVLRRLVPADAPAVTRLVNDYSVAGNLARVPFPYREELAREWIGSAAEQIESGDAFHLAITQAGALVGCIGLTLKRGALPEIGYWIGRKFWGQGLAREAGEGLLAWAETHLGITEVEASALTDNLASQAVLRHLGFAETGAAVQPFLSRNRNMPVLMFRRLAAPPAPPKPLLLVVACALLDAEGRILLAQRPEGKSMAGLWEFPGGKLDEGETPEAALIRELREELGIETQEACLSPLFFASHSYPKFHLLMPLYICRKWEGQAVAREGQNLAWVKPQKLRDYPMPPADIPLVALLRDFL, from the coding sequence ATGGCAGCTACCGCAGCTGATTTTCCCATCACCACGGCGCGGCTCGTGCTGCGCCGCCTGGTGCCCGCGGATGCGCCCGCCGTCACCCGGCTGGTGAACGACTATTCCGTGGCGGGGAACCTCGCCCGCGTGCCCTTCCCCTACCGGGAGGAATTGGCGCGGGAATGGATTGGCTCGGCCGCCGAGCAGATCGAATCCGGGGATGCGTTTCACCTCGCCATCACCCAGGCCGGCGCGCTGGTCGGCTGCATCGGCCTCACGCTCAAGCGCGGCGCGCTGCCCGAGATCGGCTATTGGATCGGCCGGAAATTCTGGGGCCAGGGCCTGGCGCGCGAAGCGGGTGAGGGGCTGCTGGCCTGGGCCGAGACGCATCTGGGCATCACCGAGGTCGAGGCCAGCGCGCTGACCGACAACCTGGCCTCCCAGGCGGTGCTGCGGCACCTGGGCTTCGCCGAGACGGGGGCGGCGGTGCAGCCCTTCCTCTCGCGCAACCGCAACATGCCGGTGCTGATGTTCCGCCGCCTGGCGGCACCGCCGGCACCACCCAAGCCCCTCCTGCTCGTCGTCGCCTGCGCGCTGCTGGATGCCGAGGGGCGCATCCTGCTGGCGCAGCGGCCGGAGGGAAAATCCATGGCCGGCCTCTGGGAATTCCCCGGCGGCAAGCTGGATGAGGGCGAGACGCCGGAAGCCGCGCTGATCCGGGAACTGCGCGAGGAACTGGGCATCGAGACGCAGGAGGCCTGCCTCTCGCCGCTGTTTTTCGCGAGCCATTCCTACCCGAAATTCCACCTGCTGATGCCGCTCTATATCTGCCGGAAATGGGAAGGGCAGGCGGTGGCGCGGGAAGGGCAGAACCTTGCCTGGGTCAAGCCCCAAAAACTGCGCGACTATCCGATGCCCCCAGCCGATATTCCTCTGGTGGCGTTGTTGCGCGACTTTCTGTGA
- a CDS encoding molybdopterin-binding protein, which translates to MMANPIACLLIIGNEVLSGRTRDANLQFLATRLGEIGIPLREVRVIPDVPATIISTVNEVRAKHDHVFTTGGIGPTHDDITSECIAAAFGVPWVVHEETRAIMAADYARRDPPVEMNAARMRMATLPLGAVPIRCPMTSAPGFSMGNVHVMAGVPRIMQSMFEALAPSLTGGVPVVSRSVYALGVFEGNIAEGLEAIQKRYPDLDIGSYPFYRPTPGSTGFPGGGVALVSKGVALAEVEAATAEITAMLAAMGATPIQGEPA; encoded by the coding sequence ATGATGGCCAATCCGATCGCTTGCCTGCTCATCATCGGCAATGAGGTGCTCTCGGGGCGCACGCGCGACGCCAATCTGCAATTCCTCGCCACGCGCCTCGGCGAGATCGGCATTCCGCTGCGCGAGGTGCGCGTCATCCCCGATGTTCCGGCCACCATCATCAGCACCGTGAACGAGGTGCGCGCGAAGCATGATCACGTCTTCACCACGGGCGGCATCGGCCCCACGCATGACGACATCACCAGCGAATGCATCGCGGCGGCCTTCGGCGTGCCTTGGGTGGTGCATGAGGAAACCCGCGCGATCATGGCGGCCGACTACGCCCGCCGCGACCCGCCGGTGGAGATGAACGCGGCGCGCATGCGCATGGCCACCCTCCCGCTCGGTGCCGTGCCCATCCGCTGCCCGATGACCTCGGCACCCGGCTTCAGCATGGGCAATGTGCATGTGATGGCGGGCGTGCCGCGCATCATGCAATCCATGTTCGAGGCGCTGGCGCCCTCGCTCACCGGGGGCGTTCCCGTCGTCTCGCGCAGCGTCTACGCGCTCGGCGTCTTCGAGGGGAATATCGCCGAGGGGCTGGAAGCGATCCAGAAGCGCTACCCGGACCTGGATATCGGCAGCTACCCCTTCTATCGCCCGACGCCGGGCAGCACGGGCTTTCCGGGCGGCGGCGTCGCGCTGGTCTCCAAGGGCGTCGCGCTGGCCGAGGTGGAAGCCGCGACGGCCGAGATCACGGCCATGCTGGCGGCGATGGGCGCAACACCCATCCAGGGCGAGCCGGCCTGA
- a CDS encoding succinylglutamate desuccinylase/aspartoacylase family protein, whose translation MKARLPPALAEVLETPRRTERLAPPDITPWRAGNTLPGVWSFQAASPGPHLCIVALTHGNEFAGAILLDRLLREGLRPDRGRLTLVFANLDAFSRFDAEDPTASRFLEEDLNRLWDIATLEGPRRSSELRRARALRPVFDGADVILDLHSMLWPSDPLFLVGGPQASVRLAMELGEPALVVADHGHLGGRRLIDYGRFAVPGSGRRSVLLEAGWHWEAETVQRMEVATRRMLALAGVVPAPLARLAPPRLARVTHTITARSAEFTFTQPWRGGVVIPDRGTLIARDGDTEIRTPHADCMLVMPSLVTSPGHTAVRLARLQGAEDAA comes from the coding sequence ATGAAGGCACGCCTGCCCCCGGCGCTGGCGGAGGTGCTGGAGACGCCGCGCCGCACCGAGCGGCTGGCGCCACCCGACATCACGCCCTGGCGCGCCGGCAACACGCTGCCTGGCGTCTGGAGCTTCCAGGCGGCCAGCCCCGGCCCGCATCTCTGCATCGTGGCGCTGACCCATGGCAATGAATTCGCCGGAGCCATCCTGCTGGACCGCCTGCTGCGGGAAGGGCTGCGCCCGGACCGCGGGCGCCTCACGCTGGTCTTTGCCAATCTCGACGCGTTTTCGCGCTTCGATGCGGAAGACCCCACCGCGTCACGCTTCCTGGAGGAGGATCTGAACCGCCTCTGGGATATCGCGACGCTGGAGGGCCCGCGCCGCTCCTCGGAGCTGCGCCGCGCCCGGGCGCTGCGGCCGGTGTTCGACGGTGCCGATGTCATTCTCGACCTGCACTCCATGCTCTGGCCGTCCGATCCGCTGTTCCTGGTGGGCGGGCCGCAGGCCTCCGTGCGGCTGGCGATGGAGCTAGGCGAGCCGGCGCTGGTGGTCGCCGATCACGGCCATCTGGGCGGCCGGCGGCTGATTGACTACGGCCGCTTCGCCGTGCCCGGCAGCGGCCGGCGCTCCGTCCTGCTGGAGGCCGGCTGGCACTGGGAGGCGGAGACGGTGCAGCGCATGGAGGTCGCCACGCGCCGCATGCTGGCGCTGGCCGGCGTGGTGCCCGCGCCGTTGGCAAGGCTTGCCCCGCCGCGCCTGGCGCGCGTCACCCACACCATCACGGCGCGCAGCGCGGAATTCACCTTCACCCAGCCCTGGCGCGGCGGGGTGGTGATCCCTGACCGCGGCACCCTGATCGCACGGGATGGCGATACGGAGATTCGCACGCCCCATGCGGATTGCATGCTGGTGATGCCGAGCCTGGTCACCTCGCCCGGCCATACCGCCGTGCGGCTGGCGCGGTTGCAGGGCGCGGAAGACGCCGCCTGA
- the argE gene encoding acetylornithine deacetylase → MPMTSIARIQTMLAQLVAFDTTSARSNVELIEFVSAELEAHGVESRVMLENGKANLHAIIGPRLEGGIALSAHVDCVPVEGQAWLADPFTLRADGDKLIGRGATDMKGFVACILAMLPEFTAAHLARPFHICLTHDEETSFRGAARLMPVLGRHAPPPGFCVVGEPTNMAPVIAHKGYASWDVVFTGLSGHSSRAHETVNALMAAAEAIAWLKAEARSFARDGRRVEGFEPPYTTLHAGTFHSGTVLNIVPDRAEFTFEIRAVPGDSSPDILARFVAHVESVILPELRAVYPGSEMQLRVRANAPPLGLPESDPLVLLAQRASGSNRAGFVSYGTEAGYYQEAGIPAIVCGPGDIAQAHQPEEFITTTQLLACCDFLGRLIERQSRRAA, encoded by the coding sequence ATGCCCATGACGTCAATCGCCCGAATCCAGACCATGCTGGCACAGCTCGTCGCCTTCGACACGACAAGTGCCCGCAGCAATGTCGAACTCATTGAATTCGTGAGTGCCGAACTCGAAGCCCATGGCGTGGAATCCCGCGTGATGCTGGAGAATGGCAAGGCCAATCTCCACGCCATCATCGGCCCGCGGCTGGAGGGTGGGATCGCGCTCTCGGCCCATGTGGATTGCGTGCCGGTGGAGGGCCAGGCCTGGCTCGCCGATCCCTTCACGCTGCGCGCCGATGGCGACAAGCTGATCGGGCGCGGCGCGACCGACATGAAGGGCTTCGTTGCCTGCATCCTGGCCATGCTGCCCGAATTCACCGCGGCGCATCTGGCCCGCCCCTTCCATATCTGCCTCACGCATGACGAGGAGACGAGCTTCCGGGGTGCCGCGCGGCTGATGCCCGTGCTGGGCCGGCACGCCCCGCCCCCCGGCTTCTGCGTGGTGGGCGAGCCGACGAACATGGCCCCCGTCATCGCCCATAAGGGCTATGCCAGCTGGGATGTGGTCTTCACCGGCCTCTCCGGCCATTCCTCCCGCGCGCATGAGACGGTGAACGCGCTGATGGCCGCCGCCGAAGCCATCGCCTGGCTGAAGGCCGAGGCGCGCAGCTTCGCGCGCGACGGCCGCCGGGTGGAGGGGTTCGAGCCGCCCTACACCACCCTCCATGCCGGCACCTTCCACAGCGGCACCGTGCTGAACATCGTGCCGGACCGCGCGGAATTCACCTTCGAGATCCGCGCGGTGCCGGGCGATTCCTCGCCCGACATCCTCGCGCGATTCGTGGCGCATGTGGAAAGCGTGATCCTGCCGGAATTGCGCGCGGTGTATCCGGGCAGCGAGATGCAGCTGCGCGTCCGCGCGAATGCGCCGCCGCTCGGCCTGCCCGAAAGTGATCCGCTGGTGCTGCTGGCGCAACGCGCCTCGGGCAGCAATCGCGCCGGCTTCGTCAGCTACGGCACGGAGGCAGGCTATTACCAGGAGGCCGGCATCCCCGCGATCGTCTGCGGGCCGGGTGACATCGCGCAGGCGCATCAGCCGGAGGAATTCATCACCACCACGCAGCTGCTCGCCTGCTGCGATTTCCTCGGCCGGCTGATCGAGCGCCAGTCGCGGCGCGCCGCATGA
- a CDS encoding M81 family metallopeptidase: protein MPPRIAILGLHLEANAFAPTTQRVDFERQCLARGAAISQLARAPNPPLPAEIPGFYARMDATGDWTPCPILMAAAPPGGPIAQALFLDFLDEMQRGLAAALPLDGVYVASHGASSATGDEDSDGTILAMVRRLVGPCVPIVVTHDLHCNVSERMIEALDCFIAYRTNPHVDMAARAAEATDAMRELLAGQRTAKAFLRLPLTPPSVTLLTAEGPYADLVRDAEAIMASDPAILNASVTGGFTFSDLPKCGITITVTARDADMAAARRACAQLARRGWAERARHTRRLLSIAEATELALQAGQGAAPPVIYSDAGDNPGGGGRGSTTYTLSALHAARVPGVVLGLFVDPALAAEAHALGEGAHFHAVFNRVESEFSKRFESGARILKLTDGEGVGRRGTMAGRSFQLGPTALLELDDSGMRIVVISLRRQCHEPRTLEMHGIDIAAARVVVVKSRGHFRAGFDEFFPNERIHEVDSAGLTSPVLTNFAWKRLPRPTWPLDPEAVWNDPGWN, encoded by the coding sequence ATGCCGCCACGCATTGCCATTCTGGGCCTTCATCTGGAGGCCAACGCCTTCGCGCCCACCACGCAGCGCGTGGATTTCGAGCGGCAATGCCTGGCGCGCGGCGCGGCGATCAGCCAGCTGGCACGGGCACCCAACCCGCCCTTGCCCGCCGAAATCCCGGGCTTCTACGCGCGGATGGATGCCACGGGCGACTGGACGCCCTGCCCGATCCTGATGGCCGCCGCCCCGCCCGGTGGCCCGATCGCGCAGGCGCTGTTCCTGGATTTCCTGGATGAGATGCAGCGCGGCCTGGCCGCCGCCCTGCCGCTGGATGGCGTCTATGTGGCGAGCCACGGCGCCAGTTCCGCCACGGGCGATGAGGATAGCGACGGCACGATCCTCGCGATGGTGCGGCGCCTGGTAGGGCCGTGCGTGCCCATCGTCGTTACGCATGATCTCCATTGCAATGTCAGCGAGCGGATGATCGAGGCGCTGGATTGCTTCATCGCCTATCGCACCAACCCGCATGTGGACATGGCCGCCCGCGCGGCCGAGGCGACGGATGCGATGCGCGAATTGCTGGCCGGCCAGCGCACCGCCAAGGCCTTCCTGCGCCTGCCCCTGACGCCCCCCTCCGTCACGCTGCTGACCGCCGAGGGCCCCTATGCCGACCTGGTGCGCGATGCCGAGGCGATCATGGCGAGCGACCCCGCCATCCTGAATGCCAGCGTCACCGGCGGCTTCACCTTCAGCGACCTGCCCAAATGCGGCATCACCATCACCGTCACCGCGCGCGATGCGGATATGGCGGCCGCCAGGCGTGCCTGCGCGCAGCTGGCGCGGCGTGGCTGGGCGGAGCGCGCGCGCCACACCCGGCGCCTGCTCTCCATCGCCGAGGCCACGGAACTGGCGCTGCAAGCCGGCCAGGGCGCGGCCCCCCCGGTGATCTATTCCGATGCGGGGGACAATCCGGGCGGTGGCGGGCGCGGCAGCACCACCTACACGCTCAGCGCGCTGCATGCGGCGCGGGTGCCGGGCGTCGTGCTGGGGTTGTTCGTGGACCCGGCCCTTGCGGCCGAAGCGCATGCGCTGGGCGAGGGGGCGCATTTCCATGCCGTCTTCAACCGCGTCGAATCTGAATTCTCGAAGCGCTTCGAATCCGGGGCGCGCATCCTCAAGCTCACCGATGGCGAGGGCGTGGGCCGGCGCGGCACCATGGCCGGCCGGAGCTTCCAGCTCGGCCCCACGGCGCTGCTGGAGCTGGATGATTCGGGCATGAGGATCGTCGTCATCAGCCTGCGCCGGCAATGCCATGAGCCACGCACGCTCGAGATGCACGGCATTGATATCGCCGCCGCGCGGGTGGTGGTGGTGAAAAGCCGCGGGCATTTCCGCGCGGGCTTCGACGAATTT